From one Comamonas piscis genomic stretch:
- a CDS encoding response regulator transcription factor, whose protein sequence is MTEELGTTGPAGLHQPLIGIVDDDASVRMALANWLRSIGISSHTFASGEELLRSPVLAQLCCLILDQRMPGMTGLEVMRALELAGQRIPTIMVSAHDDQETQLRADTAGAFAFVPKPFADFTLMERVHDALDRCQEHHRRTP, encoded by the coding sequence ATGACAGAAGAATTGGGGACGACAGGCCCAGCCGGCCTGCACCAGCCATTGATCGGTATCGTGGATGACGATGCATCCGTTCGTATGGCGCTGGCCAACTGGCTGCGCTCCATCGGTATCTCCAGCCATACCTTCGCTTCGGGTGAGGAATTGCTGCGCAGCCCAGTGCTGGCGCAGTTGTGCTGTTTGATCCTGGACCAGCGCATGCCGGGCATGACAGGCCTGGAGGTGATGCGTGCGCTTGAGTTGGCAGGCCAGCGCATTCCCACCATCATGGTCTCCGCCCACGACGACCAGGAAACCCAGTTGCGAGCCGACACTGCCGGAGCCTTTGCTTTCGTTCCCAAGCCTTTTGCAGACTTCACCCTGATGGAACGGGTACACGATGCCCTGGATCGCTGTCAGGAACACCATCGCCGCACACCATGA
- a CDS encoding DoxX family protein codes for MYATEPRSEPVWFAWIYRLGLLLLCSAYLQGGINKALDFNAAVAEMQHFGLAPAAPLALATIALEIVASLMVISGVWRWLAALGLAGFTLCASFLANAFWTVGAAERFAVENAFFEHLGLVGAFVLVAWVDLRKHYDL; via the coding sequence ATGTACGCGACCGAGCCCCGCAGCGAGCCGGTCTGGTTCGCCTGGATCTACCGCCTGGGCCTGCTGCTGCTGTGCTCTGCCTACCTGCAAGGCGGCATCAACAAGGCGCTGGATTTCAACGCTGCCGTGGCCGAGATGCAGCACTTTGGCCTGGCGCCGGCTGCGCCACTGGCCCTGGCCACCATCGCGCTGGAGATCGTCGCTTCGCTGATGGTGATCAGCGGGGTCTGGCGCTGGCTGGCAGCGCTGGGCCTGGCGGGCTTTACCTTGTGCGCCAGTTTTTTGGCCAATGCGTTCTGGACCGTGGGCGCTGCCGAGCGCTTTGCGGTGGAAAACGCCTTTTTCGAGCATCTTGGCCTGGTGGGGGCCTTTGTGCTCGTGGCCTGGGTCGATCTAAGAAAACACTATGACCTCTGA
- a CDS encoding AAA family ATPase — MIRRALPAAQQDDGEALRADQLDIRPGEQLERLSLSGDGQLYRLHRASGNLLLTVSDPGSPLLEATQRRDHAYAMRAAVPQACCAVPLHPLLLQGRPALLHTDPGGRPLQLTSGLPVPLRQCLVLATAIAQALAQLHACRVVHQDLRPQHLLVGDGGSVFLIGFMRASKEARHAVAATEPAAPAEAWPYLSPEQTGRIQRSMDARSDLYALGVILYQMACGHLPFEAQDASEWAHCHLARSPVPPSIRHPGVPALLSELILKLLAKAAEDRYQTATGLVYDLQRMAWGLEHSGQMPAMALGTQDLSDRLVLPEQLFGRTATLNLLRQQVQSVGTHGRSACVLLSGYAGVGKTALVAELRASLPQPLMFASGKFEVRKDDIPYATVAQALRQLVTQLLSLDPKALATWRQRLAQALGAHGQVVVNLVPALAHIIGPQPALKEVAATENALRFQMAVQQFLSVFCSEGHPLVFFLDDIHWIDPASLDLFSSLLNAPGLRHVLFVGAYRSNEVADNPALVAQLAQWRDANAAMTVIELQPLSLQDLENLLNSSLAGRNSPSNPLTELAQLLWAKTQGNPLFCKQLLTEMADQRLLAFDHDQQLWRWDHAAIDALDYSLNVAELVAHKMARLEAGSVRLLTVLASLGARATVATLTAVAEMSPAQIQQALVSAQEMGLVAADGQGYRFMHDKIQEAAYAMLPESERASMHLGIARRLLAGHAPAHNSWESQHFDTVNQFLRGDMLVTEDAERMQVASLYLQAARSAMADNAYLAALQYLARAQSLLPANAWQVDAQLCFELARTHAECEFYAGDPEAADRRLRHLSPKITHTLERASLASLQITVCLALDDSARAISTCLAFLSLCGMSWPAHPSRQEVLREYQALRAALDQRTVASLAELPAMAHPLHRATMDVLAAVLPPAFFSDENLVCLVLCRMANLSIESGNTNASPLAYAYLGMVLGPCFDDYPTALAFGRLGYAVIERGEHTRYRARVYMCFAYHVLPWTRDMQETPPLLRKAFAITRETGDITYSGFSSCTLVTSMLFSGDALDLIDAEGGQRLQLMETARFGLIVDIMTAQLRLVAMLQGRSHRFGSLDDSGFDEAAFELHLSTNRSLDIAACWYWIRKGQARFLAGRVAEALQAMDHAEPLLWTSKGHLEFAEYHLWSGLIHAAACQGVSGAARAPHRSKLEQHRAQHAIWAQSSPANFACRLALLEAEAARLDGDEHSAMQHYDDSATWARQASMAHIEALALGLSAQFHAQQGRQTMALALRASARERWLSLGAHGMALHLQNQHAGLLPSAEQARTAVSERPLRSMDVETLVRISQALAAEKGLSQLVQTLMTMTLEYAAADRAVLVLPHGDQLRIQAQAKAEHGTVGFNQQQVPASGELLPLSVLHYCLRTHSHVLIEDARDPGPFASDLYLAQARARSVLCLPLMRRAEPLGILYLENSLTGHVFNADRVALLTLIASMAATSMENASLGEKESLLQEVHHRVKNNLQLISSLLSLQAHRIPEPAVAELFAESRNRVRSMALVHENLYRAGNFARVPMDQHLEKLCAQLGHVYALDASRVRLHVQVDDIELSLSQAVSCGLIVNELVSNALKHAFPDGSSGTIHVRMQPLPNQHYRLTVADSGIGLPSNIGPESAETLGLQLVADLSHQLRGRLRVVREAGTLFCIEFRMDAGLPSPAPATESWT; from the coding sequence ATGATCCGCAGGGCTCTGCCAGCAGCGCAGCAGGATGACGGGGAAGCGCTGCGCGCTGACCAGCTGGATATTCGGCCTGGGGAGCAGCTCGAGCGCCTGAGCCTCAGCGGTGACGGACAACTCTACCGGCTTCATCGCGCGAGCGGCAACCTGCTGCTGACTGTCTCGGATCCCGGCAGTCCGCTGCTGGAAGCCACCCAGCGCCGAGACCATGCCTACGCGATGCGCGCTGCTGTGCCTCAGGCCTGTTGCGCGGTACCGCTGCACCCTCTGCTGCTGCAAGGCCGCCCTGCTCTGCTGCACACCGATCCGGGCGGCCGCCCCCTGCAGTTGACCTCGGGCCTGCCGGTGCCCCTGCGGCAATGCCTGGTGCTCGCCACGGCCATTGCGCAGGCACTGGCGCAGTTGCACGCCTGCCGCGTGGTCCACCAGGATCTGCGCCCCCAGCATCTGTTGGTCGGCGACGGCGGCTCGGTGTTTCTGATCGGATTCATGCGGGCCAGCAAGGAAGCACGCCATGCGGTCGCCGCCACCGAACCCGCCGCCCCTGCAGAGGCATGGCCCTATCTGTCCCCAGAACAAACGGGGCGCATACAACGCAGCATGGATGCGCGCAGTGACCTCTATGCGTTGGGCGTCATCCTCTACCAGATGGCCTGCGGCCATTTGCCTTTTGAGGCCCAGGACGCCAGCGAATGGGCCCATTGCCATCTGGCGCGCAGCCCCGTGCCGCCTTCCATTCGCCACCCCGGCGTGCCCGCCCTGCTGTCCGAACTTATTCTCAAGCTGCTGGCCAAAGCTGCTGAAGACCGCTACCAGACAGCAACCGGCCTTGTGTACGATCTGCAGCGCATGGCATGGGGCTTGGAGCACAGCGGGCAAATGCCTGCGATGGCCTTGGGCACACAGGATCTCTCTGACCGCCTCGTCCTGCCAGAGCAGCTCTTCGGCCGCACAGCAACGCTGAACCTGCTGCGGCAACAGGTCCAGAGCGTCGGCACCCATGGTCGCAGCGCTTGTGTCCTCTTGTCAGGCTATGCAGGGGTTGGCAAGACGGCCTTGGTCGCGGAGCTGCGTGCCAGCCTGCCCCAGCCACTCATGTTTGCCAGTGGCAAGTTCGAGGTGCGCAAAGACGACATCCCCTACGCCACAGTAGCTCAGGCGCTGCGACAACTCGTGACGCAGTTGCTGAGCCTGGATCCCAAGGCGCTGGCCACCTGGCGGCAACGCCTTGCACAGGCACTGGGTGCGCATGGGCAGGTGGTCGTCAACCTGGTGCCCGCGCTGGCGCATATCATCGGACCGCAACCTGCCCTCAAAGAGGTGGCTGCCACCGAAAACGCCTTGCGCTTTCAGATGGCCGTGCAGCAGTTTTTGTCGGTGTTCTGCAGCGAGGGGCACCCGCTGGTGTTTTTCCTAGACGATATCCATTGGATCGATCCTGCCTCTCTCGACCTTTTCTCATCGTTGCTGAACGCCCCGGGGCTGCGCCATGTGCTGTTTGTCGGCGCCTACCGCTCCAACGAAGTGGCAGACAATCCCGCGCTTGTCGCCCAGCTCGCGCAGTGGCGCGATGCCAATGCAGCGATGACCGTTATCGAGCTGCAACCTCTTTCGTTGCAAGATCTGGAAAATCTGCTCAACAGCAGCCTGGCAGGGCGCAACAGCCCCAGCAACCCCTTGACCGAGCTGGCCCAACTGCTATGGGCCAAGACCCAGGGCAACCCCCTGTTCTGCAAGCAACTGCTGACCGAGATGGCCGACCAGCGCCTGCTGGCTTTTGACCACGACCAGCAGCTATGGCGATGGGACCATGCGGCCATCGATGCGCTGGACTACAGCCTCAATGTGGCCGAGCTGGTCGCCCACAAGATGGCTCGCCTGGAGGCCGGCAGTGTCCGGCTTCTCACGGTGCTCGCCAGCCTTGGCGCGCGCGCCACCGTAGCCACCCTGACCGCCGTTGCCGAGATGTCGCCAGCGCAGATCCAGCAAGCCCTCGTCTCTGCACAGGAGATGGGGCTGGTTGCCGCCGATGGGCAGGGCTATCGCTTCATGCATGACAAGATTCAGGAGGCGGCCTATGCCATGCTGCCTGAATCCGAGCGCGCCAGCATGCACCTGGGCATCGCCCGCAGGCTGCTGGCCGGCCATGCGCCGGCGCACAACAGCTGGGAATCCCAGCACTTTGATACCGTCAACCAGTTCCTGCGCGGCGACATGCTGGTGACCGAGGATGCCGAGCGCATGCAGGTGGCCAGCCTCTACCTGCAAGCTGCCCGCAGTGCCATGGCCGACAACGCCTACCTGGCGGCCTTGCAGTACCTGGCGCGTGCGCAGTCACTGCTGCCCGCCAATGCATGGCAGGTTGACGCGCAACTGTGCTTTGAGCTCGCCCGCACGCATGCGGAGTGCGAGTTCTATGCGGGCGATCCCGAGGCTGCCGATCGCAGATTGCGCCACCTGTCCCCCAAGATCACGCACACCTTGGAGCGGGCAAGCCTGGCATCCTTGCAAATCACGGTCTGCCTGGCACTCGACGACAGTGCCAGAGCAATCAGCACCTGCCTGGCCTTCTTGTCTTTGTGTGGCATGTCCTGGCCTGCACATCCCAGCCGCCAAGAAGTGCTGCGGGAATACCAAGCGCTGCGTGCAGCGCTGGACCAGCGAACCGTGGCCTCCCTGGCGGAACTGCCCGCCATGGCCCACCCCCTGCACCGCGCCACCATGGATGTGCTGGCGGCGGTGCTGCCTCCGGCCTTTTTCAGTGATGAGAACCTGGTCTGCCTAGTGCTGTGCCGCATGGCCAATCTCAGCATCGAATCGGGCAATACCAATGCCTCCCCGCTGGCTTACGCCTACCTGGGCATGGTGCTGGGCCCCTGCTTTGACGACTACCCCACGGCCTTGGCGTTTGGTCGACTGGGCTACGCGGTGATAGAGCGCGGCGAACACACGCGCTACCGCGCCAGGGTGTACATGTGCTTCGCCTACCACGTGCTGCCCTGGACGCGCGACATGCAGGAAACCCCTCCTCTGCTGCGCAAGGCCTTTGCCATCACCCGCGAGACCGGCGACATCACCTACTCGGGCTTCAGCTCTTGCACGCTGGTCACCAGCATGCTGTTCTCCGGAGATGCCCTGGACCTGATCGATGCCGAGGGCGGGCAACGCCTGCAGCTGATGGAGACGGCGCGCTTTGGCTTGATTGTGGATATCATGACGGCGCAGCTGCGCCTCGTAGCCATGTTGCAAGGTCGCAGCCACCGGTTTGGTTCCTTGGATGACAGCGGTTTTGACGAAGCCGCGTTCGAGCTACACCTCAGTACCAACCGCAGCCTCGACATCGCTGCCTGCTGGTACTGGATTCGCAAAGGCCAGGCGCGTTTTCTGGCCGGACGCGTGGCCGAAGCGCTGCAGGCCATGGACCATGCCGAGCCACTGCTGTGGACCTCCAAAGGGCACCTCGAGTTTGCCGAGTACCACCTGTGGAGCGGTCTCATCCATGCCGCGGCTTGCCAAGGTGTATCTGGTGCCGCACGCGCGCCCCATCGCAGCAAGCTGGAGCAGCACCGGGCCCAACATGCCATCTGGGCCCAAAGCAGCCCGGCCAATTTTGCCTGCCGGCTGGCCCTGCTGGAGGCAGAAGCAGCCCGACTGGATGGCGACGAGCACAGTGCCATGCAGCACTATGACGACAGTGCCACCTGGGCACGCCAGGCCAGCATGGCCCACATCGAGGCATTGGCGCTGGGTCTGTCAGCACAATTTCATGCGCAACAAGGCCGCCAGACCATGGCCCTGGCACTGCGCGCATCGGCACGTGAGCGTTGGCTGAGCCTGGGTGCGCACGGCATGGCACTGCATCTGCAAAATCAGCATGCCGGGCTGTTGCCAAGCGCGGAGCAGGCCCGCACCGCAGTGTCTGAACGGCCGCTGCGCTCGATGGATGTGGAGACGCTGGTACGCATCTCGCAGGCACTGGCCGCAGAGAAAGGCCTGAGCCAGCTGGTGCAGACGCTGATGACCATGACGCTGGAATACGCCGCTGCAGACCGCGCTGTGTTGGTGCTACCCCATGGCGACCAACTGCGCATACAGGCCCAAGCCAAAGCCGAGCACGGCACGGTCGGATTCAACCAGCAGCAGGTCCCCGCCAGTGGCGAGCTGCTGCCGCTGTCCGTGCTGCATTACTGCTTGCGCACCCACAGCCATGTCCTGATCGAGGACGCGCGGGACCCCGGGCCTTTTGCCTCCGACCTTTATCTTGCCCAGGCGCGCGCACGCTCAGTGCTATGCCTGCCGCTGATGCGACGCGCTGAACCGCTGGGGATTCTGTACCTGGAGAACTCGCTCACCGGCCATGTGTTCAATGCAGACCGCGTGGCCTTGCTCACCTTGATTGCCTCGATGGCCGCCACCAGCATGGAGAATGCCTCACTGGGTGAGAAAGAGTCCTTGCTGCAGGAGGTCCACCACCGCGTCAAGAACAACCTGCAGCTCATCAGCAGCTTGCTCAGCTTGCAGGCACACCGTATACCGGAACCCGCAGTGGCCGAGCTTTTTGCGGAGAGCCGCAACCGGGTGCGCTCCATGGCCTTGGTACACGAGAACCTGTACCGTGCGGGCAACTTCGCCAGAGTACCCATGGACCAGCACCTGGAAAAACTCTGCGCCCAGTTGGGCCATGTCTACGCGCTCGACGCAAGCCGGGTGCGCCTGCATGTACAGGTGGACGACATTGAGCTCAGCCTCAGCCAGGCTGTTTCCTGCGGCCTGATTGTCAATGAGCTGGTTTCCAATGCGCTCAAGCACGCTTTCCCAGACGGCAGCAGCGGAACCATCCACGTGCGCATGCAGCCCCTGCCCAACCAGCATTACCGCCTGACTGTGGCCGACAGCGGCATCGGGCTGCCCAGCAACATCGGGCCCGAGAGTGCGGAGACCTTGGGGCTGCAGTTGGTTGCCGACCTCAGCCACCAGCTGCGAGGCCGCCTGCGGGTGGTACGTGAGGCCGGCACCTTGTTTTGCATTGAATTCCGCATGGATGCAGGGCTTCCCAGCCCGGCACCAGCCACCGAAAGTTGGACATGA
- a CDS encoding MFS transporter, whose product MTSEKNNSSAGSFAPLKHSMFALLWVAAILGNVGSFMRDVASSWMVTELSASPTAVALIQTAASLPVFLLAIPAGVLSDILDRRRFLIAVQVLLACVSGTLLILSKTNALTVEYLVALTFVGGIGAALMGPTWQAIVPELVPREDLKNAVALNSLGINISRAIGPAAGGLLVASFGAAMAYGADVSSYLIVIVALLFWKRPPATDSGLSEQFLGAFRAGLRYARSSTELHVVLLRAAVFFLFASSVWALLPLLTRRMLGGTAGFYGVMLGAVGAGAIVGALLLPKLRQRLSADGLVLLSSVLSAGVMAALSLAPAQWVAVVLMLFLGAGWIIALTTFNGVAQAVLPNWVRGRGLAIYLMVFNGAMAGGSLGWGLFAQEVGIPTALLVGGVGLVIASLLFNRVKLPTGEADLQASNHWPEPMLAEPVAHDRGPVLIQIEYRIARKNLAAFMQAMQRVERERRRDGAYAWGVAEHTGETERVIEWFMVESWAEHLRQHQRVSKADADMQDEALAFHEGAEPPVVHHFLALHGPVARKAQAHG is encoded by the coding sequence ATGACCTCTGAGAAAAACAATTCCTCTGCTGGGAGCTTTGCGCCGCTGAAGCATTCCATGTTCGCGCTGCTCTGGGTGGCCGCCATCCTGGGCAACGTCGGCAGCTTCATGCGCGACGTGGCCAGCTCCTGGATGGTGACCGAGCTATCGGCCAGCCCCACGGCAGTGGCGCTGATCCAGACCGCAGCCAGCCTGCCGGTGTTTCTGCTGGCCATTCCTGCTGGCGTGCTGTCGGATATTCTGGACCGTCGGCGCTTTCTGATTGCCGTGCAGGTGCTGCTGGCCTGCGTCAGCGGCACCTTGCTGATCCTGTCCAAGACCAATGCCTTGACGGTGGAGTACCTGGTGGCGCTGACCTTTGTCGGCGGCATTGGCGCGGCGCTGATGGGCCCGACCTGGCAGGCCATCGTTCCGGAGCTGGTGCCCCGGGAAGACCTGAAGAATGCCGTGGCGCTGAACTCGCTGGGCATCAATATCTCGCGCGCCATCGGCCCAGCTGCCGGCGGTTTGCTGGTGGCCAGCTTTGGCGCTGCGATGGCCTATGGCGCTGACGTCAGCAGCTATCTGATCGTGATTGTGGCGCTGCTGTTCTGGAAGCGGCCGCCCGCCACCGACTCGGGCTTGTCCGAGCAGTTTTTGGGCGCTTTCCGCGCGGGCCTGCGCTATGCGCGGTCCAGCACCGAGCTGCATGTGGTGTTGCTGCGCGCAGCGGTGTTCTTTTTGTTTGCCAGCTCGGTCTGGGCCTTGCTGCCGCTGCTGACGCGCCGCATGCTGGGAGGCACGGCAGGCTTTTACGGTGTCATGCTGGGTGCCGTGGGCGCGGGAGCCATTGTTGGCGCGTTGCTGCTGCCGAAACTGCGCCAGCGGCTGAGTGCCGATGGACTGGTGCTGCTGTCGTCGGTGCTCAGCGCTGGCGTGATGGCCGCATTGTCCTTGGCGCCGGCGCAATGGGTGGCGGTGGTGCTGATGCTGTTCCTCGGAGCGGGCTGGATCATTGCGTTGACCACCTTCAATGGGGTTGCGCAGGCGGTACTGCCCAACTGGGTGCGCGGCCGAGGTCTGGCCATTTACCTGATGGTCTTCAACGGCGCGATGGCCGGCGGCAGCCTGGGCTGGGGGCTGTTCGCGCAAGAGGTGGGCATTCCGACCGCCTTGCTGGTGGGCGGTGTGGGCCTGGTGATTGCTTCGCTGTTGTTCAACCGGGTGAAGCTGCCTACCGGAGAGGCCGATCTGCAGGCCTCCAACCACTGGCCCGAGCCGATGTTGGCTGAGCCGGTGGCCCATGACCGGGGCCCCGTGCTGATCCAGATCGAATACCGCATTGCGCGCAAGAACCTGGCAGCCTTCATGCAGGCGATGCAGCGGGTGGAGCGAGAGCGCCGGCGCGATGGCGCCTATGCCTGGGGCGTTGCGGAGCATACCGGCGAGACCGAGCGCGTGATCGAATGGTTCATGGTCGAGTCCTGGGCCGAGCATTTGCGCCAGCACCAGCGCGTGTCCAAAGCCGATGCCGATATGCAGGATGAAGCGCTGGCCTTCCATGAAGGCGCTGAGCCTCCCGTCGTGCACCATTTCCTGGCCCTCCATGGCCCGGTCGCCCGCAAGGCACAAGCCCATGGCTGA
- a CDS encoding DUF1427 family protein → MKPYLLSAAAGLLIGIIYALINVRSPAPPVIALVGLLGILLGEQLPPLVRHLWAAPAEQRVSWVQQQVKPHMFGQLPQCEQAKSTPTQQETEKNV, encoded by the coding sequence ATGAAACCCTATCTGTTGTCGGCCGCTGCCGGATTGCTCATTGGCATTATCTATGCCCTCATCAACGTGCGTTCACCTGCGCCGCCTGTGATTGCCTTGGTCGGACTGCTGGGCATCCTGCTGGGCGAGCAACTGCCGCCCCTGGTGCGCCATCTCTGGGCCGCTCCGGCAGAGCAGCGTGTGTCTTGGGTGCAGCAACAGGTCAAGCCCCATATGTTTGGCCAACTGCCGCAGTGCGAGCAAGCCAAGTCCACCCCTACTCAACAGGAAACCGAAAAAAATGTCTGA
- a CDS encoding response regulator transcription factor: MGSLASGPGPFSLTQQPQGRPDWQFLAGAKVFVVDDDKAVCGSLSSLLRSVALDCETFASANEFLQSPEPASPACLVLDMQLLGATGFDVQQAIGQRRRCLPIIFLTGYGTIPMTVRAMKAGATAFLTKPFGDQELLEAIDNALHADAAALACLQGQDALITLYHSLTPRERQVMGLVVQGLLNKQVAAGIGTSEITVKVHRRQVMSKMRAASLPDLVRMSERLATILPGADSPR; encoded by the coding sequence ATGGGATCGCTAGCCTCCGGTCCAGGGCCCTTTTCCCTCACACAGCAACCGCAAGGCCGCCCTGACTGGCAGTTTTTGGCGGGGGCCAAGGTCTTCGTCGTGGATGACGACAAGGCGGTCTGCGGCTCGCTGTCAAGCCTGCTGCGCTCGGTGGCGCTGGACTGCGAAACCTTTGCCAGCGCGAATGAATTTTTGCAGTCGCCTGAACCTGCAAGCCCCGCCTGCCTGGTGCTGGATATGCAGTTGCTAGGCGCTACCGGTTTTGATGTGCAACAGGCCATCGGGCAGCGACGACGCTGCTTGCCCATCATCTTTCTCACCGGCTACGGCACCATTCCCATGACCGTGCGCGCCATGAAAGCCGGCGCCACGGCGTTTCTGACCAAACCCTTTGGCGACCAGGAACTGCTGGAAGCCATTGACAACGCCCTGCACGCCGATGCCGCAGCACTGGCCTGCCTGCAGGGACAAGACGCACTGATCACGCTCTACCATAGCCTGACACCCCGCGAGCGCCAGGTGATGGGCCTGGTCGTTCAGGGTTTGCTCAACAAGCAAGTGGCTGCCGGTATCGGCACCAGCGAAATCACCGTCAAGGTCCACCGGCGCCAGGTCATGTCCAAGATGCGGGCCGCCTCGCTGCCTGACCTGGTGCGCATGTCCGAGCGCCTTGCAACGATCTTGCCTGGCGCGGATTCGCCTCGCTGA
- a CDS encoding amidohydrolase yields MSERSTPELILHRGLFTTLDKSKPTASAVAIQNGRFLKVGLDHEVMALAGADTKIIDLRGKRVLPGLIDNHLHIIRGGLNYNMELRWDGVRSLADAMEMLKAQVAITPAPQWVRVVGGFTEHQFIEKRLPTIEELNAVAPDTPVFLLHLYDRALLNGAALRAVGYTKDTPEPAGGQMLRDAAGNPTGLLLAKPNAGILYSTLAKGPKLPYEYQLNSTRHFMRELNRLGVTGAIDAGGGFQNYPEDYQIIQELADKDQLTIRLAYNLFTQKPKEEKQDFLRWTQSVKYKQGDDYFRHNGAGEMLVFSAADFEDFREPRPDMAPEMEGELEEVVRLLAQNRWPWRMHATYDETISRSLDVFEKVNQDVPLEGLNWFFDHCETISENSIERIAALGGGIAVQHRMAYQGEYFVERYGHGAAAATPPVAKMLEMGVNVSAGTDATRVASYNPWVGLSWLVTGKTVGGMQLTPQRNCLDRETALRMYTEKVTWFSNEVGKKGQIVEGQLADLVVPDRDFFACAESDIADTSALLTVVGGKVVWGAGDFARFDDRPIPLAMPDWSPVRRFGGYGAWGNQEGAPLNNAARIAAACACANDCNVHGHQHATAWSSKLPIADLKSFWGALGCACWAI; encoded by the coding sequence ATGTCTGAACGCAGCACCCCCGAATTGATCCTGCACCGCGGGCTTTTTACCACCCTGGACAAGAGCAAGCCGACGGCGAGCGCGGTGGCGATTCAGAATGGCCGCTTCCTCAAGGTGGGGCTGGACCATGAGGTTATGGCGCTCGCTGGCGCCGACACCAAGATCATCGACCTGCGTGGCAAGCGCGTATTGCCCGGCCTGATCGACAACCACCTGCACATCATCCGGGGTGGCCTGAACTACAACATGGAGCTGCGCTGGGATGGCGTGCGCTCGCTGGCCGATGCGATGGAAATGCTCAAGGCCCAGGTCGCCATCACGCCGGCGCCGCAATGGGTGCGGGTGGTGGGTGGCTTCACCGAGCACCAGTTCATCGAAAAGCGCCTGCCGACCATCGAGGAGCTCAATGCGGTGGCGCCCGATACGCCGGTGTTCCTGCTGCACCTCTACGACCGGGCCCTGCTCAATGGTGCGGCACTGCGCGCCGTGGGTTACACCAAGGACACGCCCGAGCCCGCTGGCGGCCAGATGCTGCGCGATGCCGCTGGCAACCCCACCGGGCTGCTGCTGGCAAAGCCCAATGCCGGCATTCTCTATTCGACCTTGGCCAAAGGGCCCAAGCTGCCCTATGAGTACCAGCTCAACTCCACGCGCCACTTCATGCGCGAGCTCAACCGCCTGGGCGTGACCGGCGCCATTGACGCGGGCGGCGGCTTTCAGAACTACCCCGAGGACTACCAGATCATCCAGGAGTTGGCGGATAAGGACCAGCTGACGATCCGCCTGGCCTACAACCTGTTCACGCAAAAGCCCAAGGAAGAAAAGCAGGACTTTCTGCGTTGGACGCAGTCGGTCAAATACAAGCAGGGCGATGACTACTTCCGCCACAACGGTGCGGGCGAGATGCTGGTGTTCTCGGCAGCCGACTTTGAAGACTTCCGCGAACCGCGTCCCGATATGGCGCCGGAAATGGAAGGGGAGCTGGAAGAGGTGGTGCGCCTGCTGGCCCAGAACCGCTGGCCCTGGCGCATGCATGCCACCTACGACGAGACCATCAGCCGCTCGCTGGATGTGTTCGAGAAGGTGAACCAGGACGTTCCGCTCGAAGGCCTGAACTGGTTCTTTGACCATTGCGAAACCATCTCCGAGAACTCCATCGAGCGCATTGCCGCACTGGGTGGTGGCATTGCGGTGCAGCACCGCATGGCCTACCAGGGCGAGTACTTTGTCGAGCGCTACGGCCATGGCGCCGCAGCCGCCACGCCGCCGGTGGCCAAGATGCTGGAGATGGGCGTCAATGTGTCCGCCGGCACCGATGCCACCCGCGTGGCCTCCTACAACCCCTGGGTGGGCCTGTCCTGGCTCGTCACGGGCAAGACGGTGGGCGGCATGCAGCTGACCCCGCAGCGCAATTGCCTGGACCGCGAAACCGCCTTGCGCATGTACACCGAGAAGGTGACCTGGTTCTCCAACGAAGTGGGCAAGAAGGGCCAGATCGTTGAAGGCCAGCTGGCCGACCTGGTGGTGCCGGACCGCGACTTCTTCGCCTGTGCCGAGTCTGATATTGCCGACACCAGCGCGCTGTTGACCGTGGTGGGTGGCAAGGTGGTCTGGGGCGCGGGCGACTTTGCCCGCTTTGACGACCGGCCCATTCCGCTGGCCATGCCGGACTGGTCGCCAGTACGCCGTTTTGGTGGCTACGGTGCCTGGGGCAACCAAGAAGGAGCGCCGTTGAACAATGCCGCGCGCATAGCCGCCGCATGTGCCTGTGCCAATGACTGCAATGTGCACGGCCACCAGCACGCCACGGCCTGGAGCAGCAAGCTGCCGATTGCCGACCTCAAGAGCTTCTGGGGCGCGCTGGGCTGCGCCTGCTGGGCCATCTGA